The genomic window CCCAGGCCCTCGATGTTCAGCAGGGTCTTCTGCAGCAGCACCAGCTGCGGCTGCACTTCCATGTTGAAGCGCCGCGCGGTCTGGAACAGGCGCAGCAGCACCTGGCCGAAGGAGATGTCCTTGAGCGGCTTCTCGAAGATCGGCTCGCATACGGTGCGGATGGCCGCTTCGAAGTCATTGACCTTGGTTTCCGCCGGCACCCAGCCCGAGTCGATGTGCAGCTGGGCGACCTTGCGGTAGTCGCGCTTGAAAAAGGCGATCAGGTTGCGCGCCAGGTAATCCTGGTCCTCGTCGGTGAGGCTGCCGACGATGCCGCAGTCCACCGCGATGTACTGCGGGCTCCAGGGCGTGCGGGTGCTGACGAAGATGTTGCCGGGGTGCATGTCGGCGTGGAAGAAGCTGTCGCGGAACACCTGGGTGAAGAAGATCTCCACGCCGCGCTCGGCCAGCGCCTTGAAGTCGGTGCGCTGGTCGCGAAGGGTGGCAAGGTCGGTGACCGGGATGCCGTAGATGCGTTCCATCACCAGTACCTTGGGGCGGCACCAGTCCCAGTAGACCTGGGGCACGTAGAGCAGCGGCGAGCCTTCGAAGTTGCGCCGCAGCTGCGAGGAGTTGGCCGCTTCGCGCAGCAGGTCCAGCTCGTCGTAGATGGTCTTCTCGTAGTCGCTGACCACCTCGGCCGGGTGCAGGCGGCGGGCGTCGGCGGAGATGCGCTCGGCGGTGCGTGCGAGGATGTGCAGCCAGGCGATGTCGGAGCGGATCACCGGTTCCAGGTTCGGGCGGATGACCTTCACCACGACTTCTTCGCCGGTCTTCAGCTGCGCGGTGTGCACCTGCGCCACCGAGGCGGAGGCCAGCGGTTCGCGCTCGAAGCGGGCGAACACCTGCTCGATCGTCGCGCCCAGCTGCTGCTCGATCAGCGCCACGGCCTGTTCGGGCGGGAAGGGCGGCACCTTGTCCTGCAGGAAGGCCAGCTCCAGGGCGATGTCGTCGGGCAGCAGGTCGCGGCGGGTGGAGAGGATCTGGCCGAACTTGATGAAGATCGGCCCGAGGTCTTCCAGCGCCAGCCGCAGGCGTGCGCCACGGCTGAGCGCCAGTGGCTTGCGCGGCAGCCAGCGCCACGGCAGCAGACCGCCCGCCAGGCGCAGCCACCAGGGCAGGAAGGGCAGTTCGAGGACCATGTCGTCCAGGCGGTAGCGGATGGCTACGCGCTGGATGCGCAGCAGGCGGCGGAAGGCGAGCAGCTTCATGCGTCGGGTTTGATCTTCTGGGTCAGGCGGGTGATCCGCGCGTCGAGGCGGTCGAGGGAGATCTTCAACTGGTCCAGCTCGGCGAAGCGCGCTTCGGCTTCATGCTGGCCGACCAGGGTGCGGCTTTCCTCGGCCAGGTAGTCGGCGAGGCTCAGGCGCAGGCTTTCCAGGCTGTCGCCAGCCCAGGCCACCCCGCCGCGCAGGCGCGCGCCGAGCAGCTGCGTGGGCACCGGGCCAAGCCAGCGGGAGACTTCGTACTCCCAGTCCAGCTCGAGGCTCTGGAGGATATCGGCCAGCTCCAGCAGCATCGCGCTGTCGCCGCCCATGGTCACGTCCGGGCTGTGCAGGACGCGGGTCTTGTCCTTGGCCAGGGCCAGTTGCAGCAGGCTGCCGGCGGGGGCGACGAGGGTGCAGTCGGCCGGCGCCTCATGGTGCGCGGCCAGGTGCAGGCCGTCGGCGTCGGGCAGGATGAACAGCTTGAGCGCGGGCGCCTGGCAGTCCACTTCCAGCACCTTGCCGGCGAGCCGGCCAAGCCGCCGCAGGGCCACGCCGTCGAGCCGCAGCACGCGGTTGACGGTGGCTTCGGCGCTGGCCAGGGCGGCCTGCAGGAGCAGGCTCATCAGGGCTTGATGCCGCGGTGCAGGGCGACCACGCCGCCGGTCATGTTGTGGTAGGTGACGCGGTCGAAGCCGGCCTCCACCATCATCGACTTCAGCGTTTCCTGGTCGGGGTGCATGCGGATCGATTCGGCGAGGTAGCGGTAGCTCTCGGAATCGTTGGTCACCAGCTTGCCCATCAGCGGCAGGAGGGTGAAGGAATAGGCGTCGTAGGCCTTGGACAGCAGGCTGCTGGTGGGCTTGGAGAACTCCAGCACGAGCAGGCGGCCGCCGGGCTTGAGCACGCGCAGCATCGAACGGATGGCTTCGTCCTTGTGGGTGACGTTGCGCAGGCCGAAGGCGATGGTCACCGCGTCGAAGTAGTTGTCGGGGAAGGGCAGCTTCTCGGCGTCGGCCTGGACGAAGCTGACGTTGCCGGCGACGCCGCTGTCGAGCAGCTTGTCGCGGCCGACCTTGAGCATCGAGGCGTTGATGTCGGCCAGCACCACCTCGCCGGTCGGGCCGACCAGGCGGGAGAACTGGCGGGTCAGGTCGCCGGTGCCGCCGGCGATGTCCAGCACCCGGTTGCCGGCGCGCACGCCGGACAGCTCGATGGTGAAGCGCTTCCACAGACGGTGGATGCCGCCGGACATCAGGTCGTTCATCAGGTCGTACTTGGCGGCGACCGAGTGGAAGACCTCGGCGACCTTCTCGGCCTTCTCGCTCTCGCGCACGGTCTTGTAGCCGAAGTGCGTGGTGGGGTCGGCGCCGTCCTGGCCGGCTTGGGGCTTGCGCGGTTCGCTCATGGCATTTCTACCCTGGAAGTCAGTGGCGGGCATTCTAACAGGAAGCAGAGAAAACGCCGCCCTGCTCGCGACCCGGTCGGGGCTTCCTGGGTGCGGCGATACGGCGCGGCGCGTATCATTTGGCAGGTCAGTCACTCGCGGAGTTCAAGAATGTCCCGTATCCACGTCGAACGTAATCACTCTCTGGGCCTGGAAGCCGCGCGCGCCAAGGCGCAGAAGCTCGCCGACAAGCTCACCCGCGAGCATGGCGTGAGCAGCGAGTGGCAGGGCGACACCCTGCTGTTCAAGCGCAGCGGCGTGGACGGGCGCATCGAAGTGGGCGCGGACAAGGTCGCAGTGGAGGTGAAGCTGGGCCTGATGCTCTCCGCCATGGGCGGCCTGCTCAAGGGCGAGATCGAACGCGCGCTGGATAAGGCGCTGGCGTGATTTTCGCGGCCCCGCGCCCTGCGGGGCCCTGCCGCTTTGTTGCGGCGCCAGCTCCACTGCGAAGCTGGTATGTGTTTTCTAATTTTCCCCGATACCTTGGCTCACAGTCCCGCCTGATGCGGGCCGCTATTCGACATCATCGAATCTGAACCTGTGAGGTGCCACCATGGCCAAGGCTGTCAGCAAGAAGAAAGTCGCGGAACTCGAATCCTCCCTCTACGCCGATGCCAAGCACTACGCCCGGCAGATCTGGCTCGCCGGCCTGGGCACCTATGCCCGCGTGGGCGCCGAAGGCAGCGAATACTTCAAGGAACTGGTCAAGTCCGGCGAGTCCGTGGAGAAGAAGGGCCGCGACCTGGTGAGCACCCAGATCGACGCCGCCAACGACAGCGTCAAGGGCCGCCTGCACAGCGTGAAGGCCAAGCTGAACTTCGAGAAGATCGAAGCGGCGTTCGATGCGCGCGTCGCCTCCGCCCTCAACCGAATCGGAATTCCCTCCAGGCGTGATGTGGAGGCGCTCTCTGCTAAGCTGGATGAGCTGAGCGCAGTGCTCGAGCGTGTCGCGAGAACCCAATAAGGAGAGCAGGATGGCTGGCAAAAAAACTACCGATAAAAAAGAGTCCAGTTGGATCGGCGAGATCGAGAAATACTCGCGGCAGATCTGGCTGGCTGGCTTGGGGGCCTACTCGAAGGTCAGCAAGGACGGCAGCAAGGTGTTCGAGTCCCTCGTGAAGGATGGCGAGAAGGCCGAAAAACAAGCCAAGACCGAGGTTGAAGGTGCGGTGAAAACCTCCGCCCGTTCCGCGAAGTCGCGCGTCGATGCCGTCAAGGGCGCCGCGATCGGCAAGTGGGGCGAGCTGGAAGAGGCCTTCGACAAACGCCTGAACAGCGCGATCTCGCGCCTGGGCGTGCCCAGCAGCCGT from Pseudomonas sp. GCEP-101 includes these protein-coding regions:
- the ubiB gene encoding ubiquinone biosynthesis regulatory protein kinase UbiB, with product MKLLAFRRLLRIQRVAIRYRLDDMVLELPFLPWWLRLAGGLLPWRWLPRKPLALSRGARLRLALEDLGPIFIKFGQILSTRRDLLPDDIALELAFLQDKVPPFPPEQAVALIEQQLGATIEQVFARFEREPLASASVAQVHTAQLKTGEEVVVKVIRPNLEPVIRSDIAWLHILARTAERISADARRLHPAEVVSDYEKTIYDELDLLREAANSSQLRRNFEGSPLLYVPQVYWDWCRPKVLVMERIYGIPVTDLATLRDQRTDFKALAERGVEIFFTQVFRDSFFHADMHPGNIFVSTRTPWSPQYIAVDCGIVGSLTDEDQDYLARNLIAFFKRDYRKVAQLHIDSGWVPAETKVNDFEAAIRTVCEPIFEKPLKDISFGQVLLRLFQTARRFNMEVQPQLVLLQKTLLNIEGLGRQLYPELDLWTTAQPYLERWMRERMSPGTLLRNAQQHIEQLPHLAQMTRETLERLSRDPDPDKRLVIETHDSGTGAWPARLIGAVLVAGAAETGLATHTLAAWPAWAMLAGGLYLILRR
- a CDS encoding ubiquinone biosynthesis accessory factor UbiJ, yielding MMSLLLQAALASAEATVNRVLRLDGVALRRLGRLAGKVLEVDCQAPALKLFILPDADGLHLAAHHEAPADCTLVAPAGSLLQLALAKDKTRVLHSPDVTMGGDSAMLLELADILQSLELDWEYEVSRWLGPVPTQLLGARLRGGVAWAGDSLESLRLSLADYLAEESRTLVGQHEAEARFAELDQLKISLDRLDARITRLTQKIKPDA
- the ubiE gene encoding bifunctional demethylmenaquinone methyltransferase/2-methoxy-6-polyprenyl-1,4-benzoquinol methylase UbiE, which produces MSEPRKPQAGQDGADPTTHFGYKTVRESEKAEKVAEVFHSVAAKYDLMNDLMSGGIHRLWKRFTIELSGVRAGNRVLDIAGGTGDLTRQFSRLVGPTGEVVLADINASMLKVGRDKLLDSGVAGNVSFVQADAEKLPFPDNYFDAVTIAFGLRNVTHKDEAIRSMLRVLKPGGRLLVLEFSKPTSSLLSKAYDAYSFTLLPLMGKLVTNDSESYRYLAESIRMHPDQETLKSMMVEAGFDRVTYHNMTGGVVALHRGIKP
- a CDS encoding polyhydroxyalkanoic acid system family protein, encoding MSRIHVERNHSLGLEAARAKAQKLADKLTREHGVSSEWQGDTLLFKRSGVDGRIEVGADKVAVEVKLGLMLSAMGGLLKGEIERALDKALA
- a CDS encoding phasin family protein, with the translated sequence MAKAVSKKKVAELESSLYADAKHYARQIWLAGLGTYARVGAEGSEYFKELVKSGESVEKKGRDLVSTQIDAANDSVKGRLHSVKAKLNFEKIEAAFDARVASALNRIGIPSRRDVEALSAKLDELSAVLERVARTQ